Within Deltaproteobacteria bacterium, the genomic segment TGTGCCCTCATAGTTTCGTAGGTCGGTATCCTTGAAGGCAACCTGTCTGCCATCGGCCATTGTCCGAAACTCAGAGAGAGGAATCTCTTTCATCTCCTCTATCCTGTTCTGGTGCATCCTCAGGATGGTTACATACTTTAGGCCGGAAAGAGAGGGACGCCCTTAAATTATTCAATTGGCAGGGGGGCGTCTGACATGATTCGCGGTGCCCTTTTTGCTTTTGGGTGGTGTAGGTTCCGAATAACTTACAGTGGTTTTCTATTTCCAAAAACTCAAATATTCGAGCCAATTTCTCATATCCTCAGAGGTCAACGAGAAAATAGAGTTTGGGGTCCGGTCTTGTTTGTTGACTTTTCTTTTTTCCTTTATTATCCAACACAGAAGGTGGACTCTCAAATGTAAAGGGGGACATCCGCCTGTCACGAGAAAAAAGTTCACGCTTACACTTAACGTTTATGAGATTAGGCGGTAAGAACGTGGAAGCGGGGGGGGGTTGGAGGACGCTCGGGCAGAATGTTCTAAACAATTTCAATACATGTTCTGCACGAATGGCTTGCGATTTGCCCGGGCAGGCGGGAATCCAGGGTGAGGGTCATTGCTGGGGAAGTACCGTGAATGTATTTCATCCTTTTGCCCGGTAGATCTTCTTCAGATTAGCAATCAACTTTTTAATATCCTTTAAGTTCCTCTTGAGGACTCCATAGACAATTTCGTCATTAATTCTGTCGTATCCATGAACAATTATATTTCTCATGCCTATCATCTTATCCACAAGGGTCATGAATTCAGATGAGAAAATCTTCTTTTCGGCGAGGATTAAAAAAACCTCCCTATTATTCCCCGGCTCCCTGAATCTTTTCTCGGCAATGATCATTTTCCCCACATCAATAAACGCTTCAATGATCTTCTGGAGATTCCGCTCCGCAGCGTCTCTGTCTTTCCAGGAGTTTCTGTATTGATCAAGACTTGGATTTTCTCTCCTTATTGCTGACAATTTTTGGAGGGAATCTTCGATGAGTTCAAACTTCCTGGTGTATATGTCCATATTTCTTCTTCCTTAAATGCTGGAGAAACGACTTAAAATCAAAATATTCACCTTTGACGGTATTTTCAAATTCAATCCTCTCCAAGGTGTCCTTTTCATACAAAAGTATTCCCTCTGTAATGACTTTATACTGAAGGGTCAGGGGGACAAACTTCCCCCTGAGATCAAGAATACTTATTTCTCTTCGGGTACCTTTTTCCCTGAGAAGCTTGTCGATAACGCCTTCTACTTTTGCTATCAAAATGAGTCTTTCTTCTTCATCGATTTTATGCGACGGGAGAATAGCGATATCAACATCACTCTCCTCCCTTAATCGGCCTTTAACGGATGAACCATAGAGATATAACGCGGTTAGCTCTTCCGCTACTACAGAGGAAATGTCTTTTAATTCCAATTCATTGATTATCATTTTTAGGTCCATAATAATATTACAACTCCATTGGGTGGAAATTGAATGGATCCTCCAATTCACAATCGGTTGAATTTTGTATTCATGGAAAGTGGGATTCTTTTTGAGTATACCCACATTCCCTTCCTGTTTCCACTATTTTTTTCCTCAGCTTCTCTCCTTTCCTGATTTAGCAACATAAAGAATGGGGGCCGCCCTTAAATTATTCAATTGATAGAGGGCGTCCGAAAAGATTCGCGGGGCCCTTTCCCGCCCCATCCCCTTTTCCAAGAATCCCCAAAGTATTATCCATCGATACTCCTTGACAGTATTACCATAGGGTCCTATAATGGTAAAAAAGGGGGGGAACATGGGCCTCATAAAAACATCCATCACGATTCCCGAAGAGGTTTATAAGGAAGTCAAAAAGGCATCCAAAAATTTCAGTGCGGTGGCGACGGAGGCTTTAAAAGATTACCTTAAAAAGGAAAAAGTGCAGAAGGCCATTGCCAGTTTTGGTAGTTGGGAAAGACGCCCCAAGAAAAGCGTAGATTTCGTCAGCGAAATGAGGAGGGAAGAAGGCCGCAACTATGCAGACCGTACTCATCGACACTGATGTGGCCATAGATTTCCTGAGGGGAGAATCGTATGCCCGGGATTTCCTCATCCCCTTCTGGGATATGAATAGAGCCTATTTGAGCGTGCTGTCCATCTATGAACTTTATGCGGGCATGAAGGAAAAAGAAAGAGAGTCAACGGATGATTTTATCGGGGCCTGCCTGATTGAGCCCGTTTCCCAAGAAATTGCGGCCAAAGGCGGAGAATTGAGAGCCTCTTATCGCGAGAAAGGGATGACGCTGACAGCCATTGATTGTTTAATCGCTTCCACAGCCATCCTGCAAGGTCACAAAATCGCCACCCGGAATGCTCGCCACTACCCAGACAAGAAACTACTCCTGAACTTACCATAAACCCGAACAAGGTTGAATAGAGGGAAAACTTTCAATTTTTGAGAGAGGCCTCGAAGGAAATCTCCACTTCCTTGGAAAAATCGCTCTCGTTTCGGGAGGGACTGGAATCCACAGCTTGCAGACGATAAATGTAGGAACGCTGAAGATCGGCTGAACCATCGAGGAAATAAGGTTCCATAATCAACCGGGGATTCATCTTCACAAATTCCTTTCCCTCTTTTTCGCGGCGGTAAAGGTTATAGCCGGCAATGTCCGGCTCGGGATTTTCATCCCAGCGTAACGCCACGCCATCTTCCTGCCAAACCGCCACCAGGCCAGTCGGTACTGAAGGGGGAAGACGTTTTTCTGGAACTCCCTGGACTACAGCCGAACTCGGGCCTTCGATGAGGGTCCCCCGAAAATTCCGCACGGTGCGCACTTCATAGGAGTACTGCTTTCCCAGTTCAACTTTTCCATCCCAGTATCTCTTGTCCGGGATAGGGTCGGCGTTCAGGGGAGAGAGCGAAAAAAGTTCCCCTTCGCTCCTGCGATAAATGTTGAATCCTTTGAAA encodes:
- a CDS encoding DUF86 domain-containing protein; amino-acid sequence: MDIYTRKFELIEDSLQKLSAIRRENPSLDQYRNSWKDRDAAERNLQKIIEAFIDVGKMIIAEKRFREPGNNREVFLILAEKKIFSSEFMTLVDKMIGMRNIIVHGYDRINDEIVYGVLKRNLKDIKKLIANLKKIYRAKG
- a CDS encoding type II toxin-antitoxin system VapC family toxin, whose product is MQTVLIDTDVAIDFLRGESYARDFLIPFWDMNRAYLSVLSIYELYAGMKEKERESTDDFIGACLIEPVSQEIAAKGGELRASYREKGMTLTAIDCLIASTAILQGHKIATRNARHYPDKKLLLNLP
- a CDS encoding type II toxin-antitoxin system CcdA family antitoxin, whose protein sequence is MGLIKTSITIPEEVYKEVKKASKNFSAVATEALKDYLKKEKVQKAIASFGSWERRPKKSVDFVSEMRREEGRNYADRTHRH
- a CDS encoding nucleotidyltransferase domain-containing protein yields the protein MDLKMIINELELKDISSVVAEELTALYLYGSSVKGRLREESDVDIAILPSHKIDEEERLILIAKVEGVIDKLLREKGTRREISILDLRGKFVPLTLQYKVITEGILLYEKDTLERIEFENTVKGEYFDFKSFLQHLRKKKYGHIHQEV